The nucleotide sequence TGCCTGGGGCTGGGGCGTAGTGGGGTAAAAGGCGAAGAGTCGATGGCTAACTGTTTGAAATATTGTATGATTAGTGTCTGTGGGTAAGAAGACGGGGTCGTTCGGAGATAATAAGAGAATTTAAACTTGTATCGATGTTTACAGAAGATAGAGGGATCATGCCGTTCGCAATTCATCAAAGCAAGCTAAATCTCAAGATGTATCTTTTTACACGAAATAAAAACGATTTTTCGTGTGTTCCAGAAGGCATCTTAGAAGAAATGGGGAAAGTCAAGTTTTTGAGGGATTCATTTCCCAAAGAAAAAGAAACAGAAATTATTGTTTCTCGTTATAAAGAAATTGAAAGCCTTGTTGCTGTCAAGGGCTATTGTGTAGTTAAGCTTGAATAGAAGTCTTTGTTTTGATGCAAAAAATTATTTTATTAGCCCTCGATAAGCTGCAACGCCATTTTGGGCAATGAATTAGCTTGTGAGAGCATGGCAACGGCAGCTTGTGAAAGTATTTGTTCTTTGACAAAATTGGTCATTTCTTCAGCGACATCGGTGTCAGAAATTTGTGATTCAGCTGCTTGAAGATTTTCAGCCTGAATCTGGATATTTGAAACCGTGTTTTCAAGGCGATTTTGGGTTGCGCCAAGATTTGCTCTGATTTTGTCTTTTTTGACGATGGCGTTGTCTATTCTTTCTAATGAGTATTGAGCTCCATTTTGTGTTCTAATGTTCAAGTCTTGTATGTTGAGTCCATTAGTGTTGATTGTTGAGTTTGTAGCAGGGATGTCGTAACTATCGATATCTTTTCTATTCTGTGTCCCGAATTGTACGGTCAGTTTGTTGTCTTCGGCCTCTAAATAGTTGAAAACTTCAACTCCGTCGGTTGGGTTATACGACGTGGCATATAAGTTTTTTCCTGCAGAATATAACGTTATTGACCTATTGTTTGTATTCCCGATGCCGTTGTCGTTTATTTTTTCCCACTGCTTGTTCCCTGTATATTTATAAACCCCACCGATGTCTCCAGGTGACAGGCCGCCTGTGCCAACATATAATTCATTCTGAAAGTTAACTATTCTTGAGGCTCCAGTTACGCCGTCTCCAAACCCATTTGAATTAATCTGCTCCCAGTTTCCTCCTTCAGTGTATTTATAAATAACAGCACCATCGTTTGAAGAAGCGCCCCCGTATAGTTCTCCGTCTAAGTTTGTGAACTGTAAAGCACTTGTTCCGTTTCCAAATCCTTGTTGTGATATTGGCTTCCACGATGTGCCACTTTCGTATTCGTAAACTATAGTTCCATTGTTATTCCATGTTGAAGCGTATAGTTTGCCATTTGAAGTTCCAAGGTTTGCGTTTGTATTGTTTAAATCACCGAATCCGTCAGTGTTTATTTTTGTCCATGAAGTCCCAGAATTGTATTTATAAATATTCACACCATCGGTTGGATTGTTTGTGGAGACGTACAGGTCGCCATCCTTTTCTATCATAGAGTCCATTCCAAAATTATTTGGATTTCCAAATCCATTAGTATTTATTTGGGTCCAAGTTGAATTTTGATATTGATAAACACCAACGCCTGATCCAGTCAGTATTCCGCAGACTAAGTTGTCATCATATTTAGATATTAATTTTATGCCAGCTGGCAATCCTGAGGATACAGCTGTCCAAGATTTGTTCCCGTCGTATTTATATATGCTGTTTGTGCTGTCAGAGCAATATAGAGTTCCGCCAGCTTCAACTATTCCATATGAAGCACTATTTGTTAGGGGGCTAATTCCAAAACCACTTTGATTAATTTGTTCACCAAGTTCTATGATTGGATTAGAGCTTCCATCAAGGAGTTTAATGCTATTGAAGTCAGTAGATATTGCAATTCGTTGTATTTCAGACATCATTGCTTGAAATTCGCTGTCAATGATTATCCTTTGATCGCTCGAATAAGTTCCAGTAGCAGCTTGTTCAGCTAATTCCTTCATCCGAATTAACTTTTCATCAATTATCTGTAAAGCTCCGTCAGCAGTTTGGATTAGAGAAATGGCATCATTAGCGTTCCTTACCCCCTGGTTCAGGGTTGCTACATCCGATCGCATCAACTCCCGGACAGCGAGACCGGCAGCGTCGTCGGCGGCGGAATTGATCCGCAGCCCAGACGACAGCCGCTGGGTCGACGTACTCAGCGCCCCATAGTGGTCTGACAAATTTCTGGCGGAGTTCATCGCCATGAGGTTGTGGTTTATGACCAATGCCATGGGGAGGCATCTCCTTCCTTGTTCAGCGGGCATTTCCCGGCAAATCACCGGAATTATTTTCCGGTGGCTCGGGGCCTGAACCGCCAGAAATCAAGGCTCAGACGGAAAAATTGACAAAAAATAAAGTTTACTTGTTAATATCTAGCAATTTACATACCTAACTTTTGGATTGGCCTAGGGTTTTCTTGGACACCAACTTGGCGGTATGAATCTGCCGCTCGGGAGGTGTCGTATGCAGAGAGAGGAAGGAGCGCCCAAGCGATTTTGGGCGCGTCACAAGACTCAGGCCGTGCTGCGGCTGCTTCGAGGCGAGGACATTGACTTGGTGAGCCGGGAGTTGGGGGTGTCCCTCTAAGAGGGAGTCTGGGGAAGATACCCAACCCCAAATTCCCCCAAGGGGTGTTTGAGCTGTTTTCTGAGATAAAGTACTGCTATTTTAGATAGTTACAATTTGCAGGGTGCTGCATTTTCCGATTTTAAGTAGATTGGGCAGTAAAAATGGTGTCGGATGGCAGAAGTCTGCCATCTCGCGGGCTATGTTAGTGTAGATTTAGTGGCGCAGTCCTCTGCTTGGTCCAATAGTGACGGAGGGCAGATAGTGGGTGACTGTCGAATGAAATCTTAAATTATTTCAAATGCGTAGTTATCTGCGTTTCTTAAGTCCAAGAATTGCACCAGACTTGACGGAGAATCTGAACCTTAAGTGCTGACAGGAAAGATCGATTAGGCATGCCGTTCGCGATTCATCAAAGCAAGCTAAATCTCAAGATGTATCTTTTTGCACGAAATAAAAACGATTTTTTTGTGTTCCAGAAGGCATTTTAGAAGAAATGAGAAAAATTAAGTTTATGAGGAATTCATTCCTGGAGAGAAAGAAACAGAAGTTATTTTCCCTCGCTATAAAGAAATTGAAAGCCTTGTTGCTGTCAAGGGCTATTGTGTAGTTAGGCTTGAATAGAAGTCTTTGTTTTGATGCAAAACAGATATCGTTTTAACCCTCGATAAGCTGCAACGCCATTTTTGGCAATGAATTAGCTTGTGAGAGCATGGCAACGGCAGCTTGCGAAAGTATTTGTTCTTTGACAAAATTGGTCATTTCATCAGCGACATCGGTGTCAGAGATTTGTGATTCAGCTGCTTGAAGATTTTCAGCCTGAATCTGGATATTTGAAACCGTGTTTTCAAGACGATTTTGAGTGGCTCCAAGGTTTGCTCTGATTTTGTCTTTTTTGATTAAGGCTGATGATATCTTTTCTAAATGCTCCTGAGCGCGGGTTTGTGTTCTTATATCTAGGAAGGGTTGATAGATTCTGACAGAAATTCCGATTCCAGAAGGATCTTCCCCCGCGTCATTATTGTAGGCTATTGCGAAGCTTCCATCGTCTAGTGCTGTGATTGCTGGATTTGATTGATTTCCTGCTAATTCACTGTTGACCATAAATTCATTTCCAAGCTTTGTCCCATTGTAGCCGAAGATTTGCGCACCCATAGCCCAACCAATTTTTCCATCAAATCCACCTGAATTGTAAGAAACAATGAAAGCTCCATTTTTTAAGTCAGCAATTACAGGCATGTGTTGGTCGTTGATTGTTGCGTCATTTACTTTAAATTCGGATTTATATACTGTCCCATCTTGATTGTATATTTTTGCGTAAGTTCCCCAGCTTCCAGGGGATTCTTGGTCAAAAGATGACCATGCAACAACGTATTTTCCGTCCGAAAGAGATTGAACGGACGACCAGTTTTGAACGTTTGTCGTGTAATCATTAACTAGAATGTTGTTCCCAACTTTTGCCCCGCTTGTGTCATATTCTTGAGAATAAATCCCATAGCTACTTGGGTCAGGGCCGCCCCCTCCTCCTCCGGAGTATGTGACTATTGTATTCCCATTTGTCAGTTTAGTGATTGATGGTATTATGTTTGAGCCGTTAGGATAGTCGCTGACGATGGATTCATTCGTTAAGGGATTGCCCTCGTTGTCGAATATTCTAAATATTGTATTCGAACCTGCGCCTCCTTGTAGGTCCGACGACCAAACTGCTGCAAAACGGTTGTCGTCCAAGGCAACCAAAGGATTTCCTACATATTGTATGGATGTTTGTTGATCGTTTGGTGTCGTGCTATTTAGCCGAAATTCA is from Solidesulfovibrio magneticus RS-1 and encodes:
- a CDS encoding YcgL domain-containing protein, with the protein product MPFAIHQSKLNLKMYLFTRNKNDFSCVPEGILEEMGKVKFLRDSFPKEKETEIIVSRYKEIESLVAVKGYCVVKLE